The nucleotide sequence tccaactcctaatttcagctcaggtcatgatctcatggttcatgagtcgaGCGccgaactgggctctgtgctgacagtgcagagcttccctgggattctctctctccctctctctgtccctctcccactcttttctctctctctcaaaataaataaataaactttaaatcaatcaatcaatcagtctcCATAGAAATCACTAGTTCCTGCCACCATGTAAGGATGTAATGAGAGGTGTGTGACCTAAAAAACTGCTCTCACCCATttgtgctggcaccctgatcttggacttacagcctccagagctgttagaaataaatttctgttgtttgtaagccactaagtctgtggtattttattataatagCCCAAATGGACTATGAGACAGGTTTAAGGAAGGTCACAAAATGTTGttagaaataaagtttattatcattaatatataCCCTTTCTTCAtgataaatttcattaaataagtaaaagtgTTTAACATGTTTCTCCCAATAtgcaatattttcctttaagtgaTAAGTAACAGACTAGTCATACACCAATCATCCCCCATATTTGGATCCTGAGATACATATGTATTATTCCTTTAATCATATATATTAATGCTATATTTGGCAATATATGTATTCACTTCAATTTAAATGAACTAGACTGTTTGAGGCTCTCAAAAGCTGATGGTGTACAGAAtgcattttgccatttttaatggGAACAAGAAAGAACAGAATGGTAAAAGGAAAAGTTGgtaagaaaatagaacaaaatgaaaatatcagaggACTTGATTATACTTTAGGCCATATACACAGTTTGTAATGTACACATTTCATTGAATCCCCCTGCCTATACCAGCAACAATATGGAGAAGAATAAGAATGTTTCTTTAGCTTTTGGCACTTCTGTGTTTAAGAGAGATAACTGTAAATTCAACTTTCTGTGACTTATGAAGCTTATCATATTTGTTCAGATTAAGAATAGCTTAGAGACAGAAACAGTATGCAAAGAAAATAGccagtatatttttttctttttataaacatgTTATTAGTTATTTAGTAAGCTGGTTTCAGgtacagaaatacaaaagcaaacaatGAAACAAAGTAGCTATAAGGGAAATGCTAAGACGGGTCTATTAAAACACAGATAACACAGTCTGCAGAAACAACAGTGATAATGATCAAAACCTcttgaaaaacataataaaaattttaaaattgaatttcttggggtacctgggtggctcagtcggttaagcttccaacttcagctcatggttcgtgagtttgagccccacgtctggctctgtgctgacagctcagagcctggagcctgcttcggattctatgtctgcctctctcttggcccctcccctgctcacactctggctgtctctctctcaaaaataattatacatacaaaaatttttttaataaaaattgaatttctttatgttataTTTTCTAATCAGAACATGTTTCTCCTTTGGATTTTAAACAGTGCTTTCCACAATGTAACTTTCATATCCTTGTTTCTCAAACTGTAGATTAAGGGATTAAGCATGGGCACCACATTAGTgtagaaaactgaagaaattttTCCCACGTCCATAGACCCCGGAGAAGAATATTTAAGATACATGAATGCTGCCGagccaaagaaaagagaaatagcaaTGATGTGAGAACTACAGGTACTGAAGGCTTTCGATCGTCCTTGAGCAGATCTGATATGAAGAATGCTAGTGAGGATAAAGACGTAAGAAATTAGGATAGTAAAACTGGGTACTGTGATATTAATTCCCACGACTATCAGAACTACTACCTCGTTGACATAGGTGCTGCTGCAAGACagttggaggagaggaagaataTCACACAGGTAATGGTTGATGACATTGACACTGCAGAAGGTTAGTCTGAGCATGCACCCTGTGTGGGCAGAGGCTCCAGCAAACCCCATCATATATGCAGCAACAGTCAGCAAGGCACACACCTGATGGGACATGGTTACCTTATACAGCAACGGATTACAGATGGCCACGTAGCGATCGTAGGCCATTGAGGTCAACATATAGCATTCCGAGatgacaaaaaagagaaagaaaaacagctgaGTCATGCAGCCAACATAGGAGATGATATTCTCCCTTGATACAAAGTTCATCAGCATCTTGGGGGTGACAGCGGAAGAGTAACAGACATCAATGAAGGACAGGTTGAAGAGGAAGTAGTACATGGGGGTATGGAGGTAAGAATTTAGACTAACAAGAGTGACCAAGCCAACGTTGCCCACCATGGTGACAATGTAGATCaccagaaacaggaagaagaggGGTTGCTGGAGCTCTGGACGGTCTGTTAGGCCAGCAAGAAGAAATTCAGTCACTAAGGACTCATTGCTAACCAGTATTCTTCTCTTCAGAAATCTGTGAGAACAGAAGAAACTTCCATTAATAGAGACCCCAGCTCTCTCCTTCCTTACATGCTCTTATTTATGAGAAGACTCAGACCAGCAGAAATCGAATAAGTCCCTTTGCTTCACAGGGTCCAAATGGACTGCACACATAGCCATTGGCATTAAAATCACTCCGTCTTTTGTTCCATGAGTTGTATGTGACAAACAGCTATTCCTGTCTTTACTAGAAGATACAAGAATGGAGTAGCTGAGGACTAAACCCACCTAAACCTCAGAAGGGAGGtatcccccttctctccctcccactcatcTGATCCTTCACTTCCTAGTTCCTACTCACATTTCCATTACCTTACCAGATACTTCAGTTCCCCAGTGATGActaacaaaaaagagaaacttctGCTAGAGATCATTCAGATATTTTGCTTCCTAGAAGGAAGTCTCTCAGAGTCTACAGGGCTTCCAGATCTTTCCCACAAGAATCTACAAAGTCAACTGATAACACTTATTGAGGAGACCCTTGGTAGCCTAAGACTTATATTTAACCATATACCAGGTGTTTCTACACATTCTCCTCCTTTGTTCCATCCTAGCTGGACAGAGAATGTAAAAGGAAGGTGGAtgtgcttccttctctttgtAGGAGGGCACAAAAGAGAAACATAATTTGGATGTTGATTAAATTAGTTAGGTTTGTGAAAATGTAGCAAGCTATATACTTAGGACATTTAAACTTTATTGTATGTGTATTTCAGCTGAAATACCATATTTcagctaaaaaatatttttaggaaaaaaacaaatcttttcctctgatgtttctattttctggacATGTCACCTGGAACTGCTGTAGCTCTCCTGCTACTAGACTGAGGATGAAGCCAACACAGGAAGGGTGTGCTAAGAATAATGCAGGCAGTGGATTAAGGGCTGCATACTTCTGAATTCCTTGCTATTCAAAATAAGTACTTTCCCCCATTTTTCAGCAacagagtgagagaaaaatggaaacttgCATAACTCACTCTCCTTCCATTGAGATAACTCAGTGCTGATTCTTCGTGAGTTTCACCTCCACTTCCCTGTAAGAACTGGCTTTTATGATGTCACCACTGAGCAGATATAGATAGTCACAGGATCTTCTTCCTTTACTGGCAAAAGAGCAATAGCATAGATCTCCCAGACTGAATGTTCCAGGAGTCAGCCTGAGAAGTAGatcaaacttctagttataaattTACTAAGAGAGTTTGAAGGGAAACCACACAGGTGACACCTGACCCATCATGACATAGAGCACAAGGCTTTTGCTTAAGGCTTATAATTCTTTTAGACATCATTAGAAATACGGTGTAGGTCTTCCCTAAGATCTCCCCATCGTGATAAACTCTGCAGGGAAGAATCTGATGTCTGAGTTTACATACTAATTGTAACCGTAAATGTTAATTTCCCAACAGGGATTACATATTCCCTAGGTTTTAGGAGAAAGGGTCCTCTGCTGTCCCTTAGAAGGATGCATATAAGTAGCATCACTGAAAATGTCACTAATTATTCTGTGTAACCCAGTTCTAGTCAGAATTTATACACAtctcctaaagtttatttattatgcttttttaatattttgagaattttaaaataatcattaagtatattttatagaCACAGCAAAAGGATACTTTTGTTTTCAGAGATTATTGTTTAAATAGAAAGTTATTTGATAGAATAACAACCCATTATTCTATGAAATGTTACTTTGTGTTGTTCTGACTCAATATGGCTTTGCTTTccacatattaaaattaaatctataaGAAAAATCACTGGTAATAGGTTTCCATCTTAAGAAAACACAATTTTAGAATTCCAGAGTATATATTAATTTCTCCTTATGCTTGTGAGAAGATATCTAAAGTTTACTTTCAAATGAATATAGATTCACagggaattataaaaataatgtagagATTTCCTGGAACTCCAGATTCCTACCTACATCTCCAACAACTGTAGTATAATAGCAAAACCAGTAAACTGACTTTGGAACAATAATGTTAAGTAGAATTTAGGACTATAGATGTTATTCAGCTTTCAGCAGTTTTACATGCACTGAGAGTTTGtgttgtgtgtgcctgtgtgtgtgtgtgtgtgtgtgtgtgtgtgtgtgtgtgtgtgtggagatcAAGGCAGTCTGATCCCTTGTACAGATTCGCCACCACAATTAGGACACAGGACTGTTCCACCAGCTATTCTACCCCTTTACAGTCAAACCCAACCCCTTCCACCTGCATCTGTCTTCCGGCAACCACTGACCTGTTCTCCACCTCTTCAGTTGATTCTTTTAGAGAacaataagtgaaatcatataacaTGTAACCTCTGAGATTAGTGTTTTTCACTAAGTACCATGTCCTGAAGTCCATCCCAGCTGTTGTATGTATCAGCGGTCTGTCcctttcattgctgagtagtattctgtaTTTTACAATTCAAGTTTATTCAACCTTCTGTAGTAACTTAAGATTTGGGtattgggaggcacctgggtggcttcgtcagttGAGCTTTCGactcttgactcaggtcatgatctcataatcataggattgagccctgcatcaggttctgtgttaggtgtggagcctgcttaagattctctctctcttcctctttctctctccctctgccccttccccactcacactctctctcaaaacaaaaatctgggtATTGATACAAAACTAAATCTGTTTTATTCATGGAAAATGTTTCAGGGACAGGAGCCAGATGACAGCTGAGACTGGTTCAACTAGGAATTCTCTTTAAGCTAACCTGAGTCAAGGCTTTCATTCTCCCTCCTCTAAGAATAGTGGCTGAAACACCCAGAATTTAAATAGGTCTTATAAATAGGTCTTATAATCAGTCAAAGACAAGGGGGAACACAGTGTATGTACCAACATGACTCTTTCTGAAAGTGTACCTTAGTAGTCACAATCAAATAGTCAGGAAAAGGCATTTGAACATAATGCATATTCTATTCGCTACAATTTCTTATTCATTCAATCTCAGTACATGTGTATTTGAGTTTCAGAGTTGCAAACCCATACGCCTTTGGGAAACCAATTTATCAACCAGGGTACAGTGTTTAtgtacaggtttttttgtttttacccttGCAATGTATAGTCAAGTGTTTCTGTCACAGAAAGAAGTTGTAAGTATACAAAAGGGGGAGTCTAGAATGAACTATGTGGTGCTACATTAGCACCACATAATATACATCTTAATACACATATTAAGATACATAGATTCAaaaagataggtagatagatagatagatagatagatagataatagacagacagataaataCACAAGCATTTGAATACATACACGTATTTCCTATCTCTCTCCACTAAAAGGGCCTAGAAGCAGTGATATCCTAGTAAAAATGAACacatccagggcgcctgggtagctcagtcagttaagtgtcagactttggctcaggtcatgatctcacagtttgtgagtttgagccccgcgttgggctctgtgctgacagcttagagcctggagctggcttcagattctgcatttccctctctctctctgccctttccctgcttgtgctgtctccctctctcaaaaataaataaacattaaaagaaaatttatgttaAAGAAATGAACACATCCAACACCCACACCTTCGTTTCTTAATAACATTCTCTGATAATAACTGGGCACCTTGGAGAAATGATTCATTTTAGGGATGAACCAGGGAAATCACAAAATGATTCTGAAGCATCTGATAATATAGAAAGTACagaattgacttttaaaaaaagaagacagacaccactaaaccagccctacaagagatcctaagggggatcctgtgggacaaagtaccagagacatcattacaagcataaaacatacagacatcacaatgactctaaacccgtatctttctataataacactgaatgtaaatggattaaatgcgccaaccaaaagacatagggtatcaatggataaaaaaacaagacccatctatttgctgtctacaagagactcattttagatctgaggacacctttagattgagagtgaggggatagagaactatttatcatgctactggaagccaaaagaaacctggagtagccatacttatatcagacaaactagactttaaattaaaggctgtaacaagagatgaagaagggcattatataataattacagggtctatccatcaggaagagctaacaattataaatgtctatgcgccgaataccggagcccccaaatatataaaacaattactcataaacataagcaaccttattgataagaatgtggtcattgcaggggactttaacaccccacttacagaaatggatagatcatctagacacacagtcaataaagaaacaagagccctgaatgatacattggatcagatggacttgacagatatatttagaactctgcatcccaaagcaacagagtatactttcttctcgagtgcacatggaacattctccaagatagatcatatactgggtcacaaaacagcccttcataagtttacaagaattgaaattataccatgcatactttcagaccacaatgctatgaagcttgaaatcaaccacaggaaaaagtctggaaagcctccaaaagcatggaggttaaagaacaccctactaaagaatgagtgggtcaaccaggcaattagagaagaaattaaaaaatatatggaaacaaacgaaaatgaaaatacaacaatccagacgctttgggacgcagtgaaggcagtcctgagaggaaaatacatcgcaatccaggcctatctcaacaaacaagaaaaatcccaaatacaaaatctaacagcacacctaaaggaaatagaaggagaacagcaaagacaccccaaacccagcagaagaagagaaataataaagatcagagcagaaataaacaatatagaatctaaaaaaacggtagagcagatcaacgaaaccaagagttggttttttgaaaaaataaacaaaattgacaaacctctagccaggcttctcaaaaagaaaaggcagatgacccaaatagataaaatcatgaatgaaaatggaattattacaaccaatccctcagagatacaaacaattatcagggaatactatgaaaaattatatgccaacaaactggacaaccgggaagaaatggacaaattcctaaacacccacactcttccaaaactcaatcaggaggaaatagaaagcttgaacagacccataaccagcgaagaaattgaatcggttatcaaaaat is from Neofelis nebulosa isolate mNeoNeb1 chromosome 10, mNeoNeb1.pri, whole genome shotgun sequence and encodes:
- the LOC131488521 gene encoding olfactory receptor 8B3-like, translating into MEGEFLKRRILVSNESLVTEFLLAGLTDRPELQQPLFFLFLVIYIVTMVGNVGLVTLVSLNSYLHTPMYYFLFNLSFIDVCYSSAVTPKMLMNFVSRENIISYVGCMTQLFFFLFFVISECYMLTSMAYDRYVAICNPLLYKVTMSHQVCALLTVAAYMMGFAGASAHTGCMLRLTFCSVNVINHYLCDILPLLQLSCSSTYVNEVVVLIVVGINITVPSFTILISYVFILTSILHIRSAQGRSKAFSTCSSHIIAISLFFGSAAFMYLKYSSPGSMDVGKISSVFYTNVVPMLNPLIYSLRNKDMKVTLWKALFKIQRRNMF